From a single Diachasmimorpha longicaudata isolate KC_UGA_2023 chromosome 13, iyDiaLong2, whole genome shotgun sequence genomic region:
- the LOC135168680 gene encoding rhomboid-related protein 3-like isoform X1, whose translation MTGGGVLSIREVNALEIEQFEWLFGNVIEHCSEAARAVALQRPFATVRGFKKAFGDYLDALDIYGKESVLLSHPDLAGKLCDEKKMTQESESEQNIAGINAMTREERFALNNLNQMSFDFLRMTDELNQEEHEGTSHQHDHSHWKRIFQEYDLNGDGKISYIELKAMTRDSDATDDISPTVMRLTMHKADVDESGYLDYPEFMSMVQGKDRLGVFERFLSQYVDSVVPNRPPPTPQLTERPSLNVPDRRYEKEYRFRPPPLTMIIISIIEIILYIYDKRYGRAGELFTYQPTKRYEVWRYLTYMFVHNGTIHLVGNLLVQIMLGIPLEMVHRWWRVLIIYLAGVIAGSLGTSVVLPFTSLNGASSGVYALMTAHLAAIIMNWQQMKWAVLQIIGFGILATLHIIPNIYHRYVLHETKGIGYDAHLAGALAGLLVGINVLRNLKVTKWERVVWWVSILTYTTLMTAAILWNICRTH comes from the exons ATGACAGGAGGTGGTGTGTTGAGTATTCGAGAGGTGAATGCTCTCGAAATTGAACAGTTCGAGTGGTTGTTCGGTAACGTGATAGAACATTGCTCAGAAGCAGCTCGTGCAGTTGCCCTTCAGAGACCTTTTGCAACAGTTCGAGGGTTTAAAAAAGCGTTTGGTGATTACTTGGATGCGCTTGATATATACG GAAAAGAATCCGTATTATTGAGCCACCCAGACTTAGCTGGTAAACtctgtgatgaaaaaaaaatgacgcaaGAATCTGAAAGTGAGCAaaacatcgcgggaatcaacGCAATGACCAGGGAGGAGAGATTTGCACTTAATAATCTCAACCAAAT GAGTTTCGACTTTCTCAGGATGACTGATGAATTAAATCAAGAGGAGCATGAAGGCACCTCTCATCAGCACGATCATTCG CACTGGAAGCGAATTTTCCAGGAATATGATCTCAACGGTGATGGGAAAATTTCGTACATTGAACTCAAGGCGATGACCAGGGATTCTGATGCCACTGATGACATCTCACCTACAGTGATGAGACTGACAATGCACAAAGCTGATGTTGATGAGTCAGGGTATCTGGATTACCCAGAATTTATGAGCATG GTGCAGGGAAAAGACAGGCTGGGAGTCTTTGAGCGTTTCTTGAGTCAGTATGTCGATAGTGTGGTCCCCAACAGGCCCCCTCCGACCCCACAATTGACTGAGCGACCTTCTCTAAATGTACCTGACAGGCGATACGAGAAGGAATATCGGTTTCGACCGCCTCCATTAACTATGATCATCAtatcaattattgaaattatcctGTATATCTATGATAAACGATATGGTAGAGCTGGTGAGTTGTTCACTTATCAACCCACTAAGAGATACGAGGTATGGAGGTATCTGACGTACATGTTTGTACATAATGG AACAATTCATTTAGTGGGAAATTTACTGGTCCAAATAATGCTGGGAATCCCCCTGGAAATGGTCCACCGATGGTGGCGTGTTCTTATCATATACTTGGCTGGTGTGATAGCTGGCTCCCTAGGAACATCAGTGGTCCTTCCTTTCACGTCTCTGAACGGTGCATCAAGCGGTGTTTATGCACTGATGACAGCCCATCTTGCCGCAATTATAATGAATTGGCAACAAATGAAATGGGCGGTATTGCAAATCATTGGATTCGGTATTCTAGCGACTTTGCACATAATACCGAATATTTATCATCGTTATGTACTCCATGAAACCAAGGGAATTGGGTATGATGCACATTTAGCCGGTGCCCTTGCGGGATTGTTAGTTGGGATCAATGTTCTTCGTAATCTTAAGGTGACAAAGTGGGAACGAGTGGTTTGGTGGGTCAGCATCCTCACTTATACTACTCTCATGACTGCTGCAATACTTTGGAATATCTGCAGGACGCACTGA
- the LOC135168680 gene encoding rhomboid-related protein 1-like isoform X2 produces MTGGGVLSIREVNALEIEQFEWLFGNVIEHCSEAARAVALQRPFATVRGFKKAFGDYLDALDIYGKESVLLSHPDLAGKLCDEKKMTQESESEQNIAGINAMTREERFALNNLNQMSFDFLRMTDELNQEEHEGTSHQHDHSEYDLNGDGKISYIELKAMTRDSDATDDISPTVMRLTMHKADVDESGYLDYPEFMSMVQGKDRLGVFERFLSQYVDSVVPNRPPPTPQLTERPSLNVPDRRYEKEYRFRPPPLTMIIISIIEIILYIYDKRYGRAGELFTYQPTKRYEVWRYLTYMFVHNGTIHLVGNLLVQIMLGIPLEMVHRWWRVLIIYLAGVIAGSLGTSVVLPFTSLNGASSGVYALMTAHLAAIIMNWQQMKWAVLQIIGFGILATLHIIPNIYHRYVLHETKGIGYDAHLAGALAGLLVGINVLRNLKVTKWERVVWWVSILTYTTLMTAAILWNICRTH; encoded by the exons ATGACAGGAGGTGGTGTGTTGAGTATTCGAGAGGTGAATGCTCTCGAAATTGAACAGTTCGAGTGGTTGTTCGGTAACGTGATAGAACATTGCTCAGAAGCAGCTCGTGCAGTTGCCCTTCAGAGACCTTTTGCAACAGTTCGAGGGTTTAAAAAAGCGTTTGGTGATTACTTGGATGCGCTTGATATATACG GAAAAGAATCCGTATTATTGAGCCACCCAGACTTAGCTGGTAAACtctgtgatgaaaaaaaaatgacgcaaGAATCTGAAAGTGAGCAaaacatcgcgggaatcaacGCAATGACCAGGGAGGAGAGATTTGCACTTAATAATCTCAACCAAAT GAGTTTCGACTTTCTCAGGATGACTGATGAATTAAATCAAGAGGAGCATGAAGGCACCTCTCATCAGCACGATCATTCG GAATATGATCTCAACGGTGATGGGAAAATTTCGTACATTGAACTCAAGGCGATGACCAGGGATTCTGATGCCACTGATGACATCTCACCTACAGTGATGAGACTGACAATGCACAAAGCTGATGTTGATGAGTCAGGGTATCTGGATTACCCAGAATTTATGAGCATG GTGCAGGGAAAAGACAGGCTGGGAGTCTTTGAGCGTTTCTTGAGTCAGTATGTCGATAGTGTGGTCCCCAACAGGCCCCCTCCGACCCCACAATTGACTGAGCGACCTTCTCTAAATGTACCTGACAGGCGATACGAGAAGGAATATCGGTTTCGACCGCCTCCATTAACTATGATCATCAtatcaattattgaaattatcctGTATATCTATGATAAACGATATGGTAGAGCTGGTGAGTTGTTCACTTATCAACCCACTAAGAGATACGAGGTATGGAGGTATCTGACGTACATGTTTGTACATAATGG AACAATTCATTTAGTGGGAAATTTACTGGTCCAAATAATGCTGGGAATCCCCCTGGAAATGGTCCACCGATGGTGGCGTGTTCTTATCATATACTTGGCTGGTGTGATAGCTGGCTCCCTAGGAACATCAGTGGTCCTTCCTTTCACGTCTCTGAACGGTGCATCAAGCGGTGTTTATGCACTGATGACAGCCCATCTTGCCGCAATTATAATGAATTGGCAACAAATGAAATGGGCGGTATTGCAAATCATTGGATTCGGTATTCTAGCGACTTTGCACATAATACCGAATATTTATCATCGTTATGTACTCCATGAAACCAAGGGAATTGGGTATGATGCACATTTAGCCGGTGCCCTTGCGGGATTGTTAGTTGGGATCAATGTTCTTCGTAATCTTAAGGTGACAAAGTGGGAACGAGTGGTTTGGTGGGTCAGCATCCTCACTTATACTACTCTCATGACTGCTGCAATACTTTGGAATATCTGCAGGACGCACTGA
- the LOC135168683 gene encoding proteasome maturation protein encodes MSFRLPPLKAKTPLAEEFGMNSGTYGVPDPMILGMPAAAQKLGTSHPLEASEKNFHQNKLKRDLVMLRNTQGLHAPLRIAMEIKATEKVGRHPFLPSSGLMRDVLLGRDEDIGFEDVFNTSEFREQMGQPHAIVERSLNLL; translated from the exons ATG agTTTCAGATTACCCCCTTTGAAAGCAAAAACTCCACTTGCTGAGGAGTTTGGCATGAACAGCGGTACCTATGGAGTACCAGATCCCATGATTTTGGG cATGCCAGCAGCAGCGCAAAAACTAGGAACTTCTCATCCACTGGAGGCCTCAGAGAAAAAC ttccacCAGAATAAACTGAAACGTGATTTGGTGATGTTGAGAAATACTCAAGGACTCCATGCACCTCTGCGCATTGCTATGGAGATCAAAGCTACAGAGAAGGTCGGAAGGCATCCTTTCTTACCCTCTTCGGGATTGATGAGGGATGTTCTGCTGGGGCGGGATGAAGACATTGG ATTCGAAGATGTCTTCAACACTTCCGAATTCAGAGAGCAAATGGGCCAGCCGCACGCTATTGTGGAACGAAGTCTCAACTTATTGTAA
- the LOC135168681 gene encoding homeobox protein CDX-1 isoform X3 yields MTEISMVSYYNHLSMYRQQQQGGNAQQLEQPGQAHAQAHQHGHQQAGPQQYWPAGYVHHHQAAGAQQYLDHPDMFAWPHPHAHPYSHLQQYHQHMYQAQNEPAPAHQPPAGGVGEWSGDEGNNNGVGAGEPSPPITVSGSEVSSPGTPASPVGNSSSNAPNSASSTPMRPAQLRSPYEWIKRPSYQHSQNPACSLAGGSTGTLSIYPDPCSLDGMNIIAKGKTRTKDKYRVVYSDNQRFELETEFCSSKYITIRRKAELAAKLQLSERQVKIWFQNRRAKERKQGKKRLELEQKDIKCESLSGGGMASLAALGQMTGMLGGLMHSTGSPPLALAPPLPLGHPGHTHQQGLPHSVMGL; encoded by the exons ATGACAGAGATAAGTATGGTATCGTATTACAATCATCTGTCAATGTATAGACAACAGCAGCAGGGTGGAAATGCCCAACAACTGGAGCAGCCGGGCCAGGCTCATGCTCAAGCGCATCAGCATGGTCACCAACAAGCCGGCCCCCAGCAGTACTGGCCAGCGGGTTATGTGCATCATCATCAGGCAGCGGGTGCACAGCAGTACTTAGATCATCCGGATATGTTTGCCTGGCCACATCCCCATGCTCATCCTTACTCACATCTCCAGCAGTATCATCAGCATATGTATCAGGCGCAGAATGAACCGGCCCCAGCACATCAGCCACCGGCTGGTGGAGTTGGCGAGTGGAGTGGTGATGAGGGAAATAATAATGGGGTTGGAGCTGGTGAACCCAGTCCACCCATCACTGTCAGTGGCAGTGAGGTTAGCAGCCCTGGCACGCCGGCATCACCAGTTGGTAATAGTAGTTCTAATGCACCCAATAGTGCATCGAGTACACCAATGAGACCTGCACAACTCAGGAGCCCTTATGAGTGGATAAAGAGGCCATCGTATCAGCATTCGCAAAATCCAG CCTGCAGCTTGGCTGGAGGTTCAACTGGTACATTATCGATATACCCAGACCCCTGCAGCCTGGATGGTATGAACATCATAGCCAAAG GAAAAACGCGAACGAAAGACAAATATCGAGTGGTTTACAGCGACAATCAGAGGTTCGAGTTGGAGACCGAGTTCTGCAGCAGTAAATACATTACTATCAGAAGAAAGGCTGAGCTGGCGGCCAAGCTTCAGTTATCTGAAAGACAg gTTAAGATATGGTTCCAAAACCGCCGAGCAAAAGAGCGTAAACAAGGTAAAAAACGATTGGAGTTGGAGCAGAAGGACATCAAGTGTGAGAGCCTCTCAGGCGGTGGAATGGCGAGTCTAGCAGCACTTGGACAAATGACTGGTATGCTAGGTGGTTTGATGCACTCCACGGGCTCACCACCTCTTGCTCTCGCCCCACCACTTCCTCTCGGCCATCCTGGCCATACACATCAGCAAGGCCTTCCCCACTCTGTCATGGGATTGTGA
- the LOC135168681 gene encoding homeobox protein CDX-1 isoform X4, which yields MTEISMVSYYNHLSMYRQQQQGGNAQQLEQPGQAHAQAHQHGHQQAGPQQYWPAGYVHHHQAAGAQQYLDHPDMFAWPHPHAHPYSHLQQYHQHMYQAQNEPAPAHQPPAGGVGEWSGDEGNNNGVGAGEPSPPITVSGSEVSSPGTPASPVGNSSSNAPNSASSTPMRPAQLRSPYEWIKRPSYQHSQNPACSLAGGSTGTLSIYPDPCSLDGKTRTKDKYRVVYSDNQRFELETEFCSSKYITIRRKAELAAKLQLSERQVKIWFQNRRAKERKQGKKRLELEQKDIKCESLSGGGMASLAALGQMTGMLGGLMHSTGSPPLALAPPLPLGHPGHTHQQGLPHSVMGL from the exons ATGACAGAGATAAGTATGGTATCGTATTACAATCATCTGTCAATGTATAGACAACAGCAGCAGGGTGGAAATGCCCAACAACTGGAGCAGCCGGGCCAGGCTCATGCTCAAGCGCATCAGCATGGTCACCAACAAGCCGGCCCCCAGCAGTACTGGCCAGCGGGTTATGTGCATCATCATCAGGCAGCGGGTGCACAGCAGTACTTAGATCATCCGGATATGTTTGCCTGGCCACATCCCCATGCTCATCCTTACTCACATCTCCAGCAGTATCATCAGCATATGTATCAGGCGCAGAATGAACCGGCCCCAGCACATCAGCCACCGGCTGGTGGAGTTGGCGAGTGGAGTGGTGATGAGGGAAATAATAATGGGGTTGGAGCTGGTGAACCCAGTCCACCCATCACTGTCAGTGGCAGTGAGGTTAGCAGCCCTGGCACGCCGGCATCACCAGTTGGTAATAGTAGTTCTAATGCACCCAATAGTGCATCGAGTACACCAATGAGACCTGCACAACTCAGGAGCCCTTATGAGTGGATAAAGAGGCCATCGTATCAGCATTCGCAAAATCCAG CCTGCAGCTTGGCTGGAGGTTCAACTGGTACATTATCGATATACCCAGACCCCTGCAGCCTGGATG GAAAAACGCGAACGAAAGACAAATATCGAGTGGTTTACAGCGACAATCAGAGGTTCGAGTTGGAGACCGAGTTCTGCAGCAGTAAATACATTACTATCAGAAGAAAGGCTGAGCTGGCGGCCAAGCTTCAGTTATCTGAAAGACAg gTTAAGATATGGTTCCAAAACCGCCGAGCAAAAGAGCGTAAACAAGGTAAAAAACGATTGGAGTTGGAGCAGAAGGACATCAAGTGTGAGAGCCTCTCAGGCGGTGGAATGGCGAGTCTAGCAGCACTTGGACAAATGACTGGTATGCTAGGTGGTTTGATGCACTCCACGGGCTCACCACCTCTTGCTCTCGCCCCACCACTTCCTCTCGGCCATCCTGGCCATACACATCAGCAAGGCCTTCCCCACTCTGTCATGGGATTGTGA
- the LOC135168681 gene encoding homeobox protein CHOX-CAD isoform X1 has translation MTEISMVSYYNHLSMYRQQQQGGNAQQLEQPGQAHAQAHQHGHQQAGPQQYWPAGYVHHHQAAGAQQYLDHPDMFAWPHPHAHPYSHLQQYHQHMYQAQNEPAPAHQPPAGGVGEWSGDEGNNNGVGAGEPSPPITVSGSEVSSPGTPASPVGNSSSNAPNSASSTPMRPAQLRSPYEWIKRPSYQHSQNPDVEERKPTVKSEYDPNTAVAACSLAGGSTGTLSIYPDPCSLDGMNIIAKGKTRTKDKYRVVYSDNQRFELETEFCSSKYITIRRKAELAAKLQLSERQVKIWFQNRRAKERKQGKKRLELEQKDIKCESLSGGGMASLAALGQMTGMLGGLMHSTGSPPLALAPPLPLGHPGHTHQQGLPHSVMGL, from the exons ATGACAGAGATAAGTATGGTATCGTATTACAATCATCTGTCAATGTATAGACAACAGCAGCAGGGTGGAAATGCCCAACAACTGGAGCAGCCGGGCCAGGCTCATGCTCAAGCGCATCAGCATGGTCACCAACAAGCCGGCCCCCAGCAGTACTGGCCAGCGGGTTATGTGCATCATCATCAGGCAGCGGGTGCACAGCAGTACTTAGATCATCCGGATATGTTTGCCTGGCCACATCCCCATGCTCATCCTTACTCACATCTCCAGCAGTATCATCAGCATATGTATCAGGCGCAGAATGAACCGGCCCCAGCACATCAGCCACCGGCTGGTGGAGTTGGCGAGTGGAGTGGTGATGAGGGAAATAATAATGGGGTTGGAGCTGGTGAACCCAGTCCACCCATCACTGTCAGTGGCAGTGAGGTTAGCAGCCCTGGCACGCCGGCATCACCAGTTGGTAATAGTAGTTCTAATGCACCCAATAGTGCATCGAGTACACCAATGAGACCTGCACAACTCAGGAGCCCTTATGAGTGGATAAAGAGGCCATCGTATCAGCATTCGCAAAATCCAG ATGTTGAAGAGAGGAAACCAACGGTGAAGAGTGAATATGATCCAAATACTGCTGTTGCAGCCTGCAGCTTGGCTGGAGGTTCAACTGGTACATTATCGATATACCCAGACCCCTGCAGCCTGGATGGTATGAACATCATAGCCAAAG GAAAAACGCGAACGAAAGACAAATATCGAGTGGTTTACAGCGACAATCAGAGGTTCGAGTTGGAGACCGAGTTCTGCAGCAGTAAATACATTACTATCAGAAGAAAGGCTGAGCTGGCGGCCAAGCTTCAGTTATCTGAAAGACAg gTTAAGATATGGTTCCAAAACCGCCGAGCAAAAGAGCGTAAACAAGGTAAAAAACGATTGGAGTTGGAGCAGAAGGACATCAAGTGTGAGAGCCTCTCAGGCGGTGGAATGGCGAGTCTAGCAGCACTTGGACAAATGACTGGTATGCTAGGTGGTTTGATGCACTCCACGGGCTCACCACCTCTTGCTCTCGCCCCACCACTTCCTCTCGGCCATCCTGGCCATACACATCAGCAAGGCCTTCCCCACTCTGTCATGGGATTGTGA
- the LOC135168681 gene encoding homeobox protein CHOX-CAD isoform X2, whose product MTEISMVSYYNHLSMYRQQQQGGNAQQLEQPGQAHAQAHQHGHQQAGPQQYWPAGYVHHHQAAGAQQYLDHPDMFAWPHPHAHPYSHLQQYHQHMYQAQNEPAPAHQPPAGGVGEWSGDEGNNNGVGAGEPSPPITVSGSEVSSPGTPASPVGNSSSNAPNSASSTPMRPAQLRSPYEWIKRPSYQHSQNPDVEERKPTVKSEYDPNTAVAACSLAGGSTGTLSIYPDPCSLDGKTRTKDKYRVVYSDNQRFELETEFCSSKYITIRRKAELAAKLQLSERQVKIWFQNRRAKERKQGKKRLELEQKDIKCESLSGGGMASLAALGQMTGMLGGLMHSTGSPPLALAPPLPLGHPGHTHQQGLPHSVMGL is encoded by the exons ATGACAGAGATAAGTATGGTATCGTATTACAATCATCTGTCAATGTATAGACAACAGCAGCAGGGTGGAAATGCCCAACAACTGGAGCAGCCGGGCCAGGCTCATGCTCAAGCGCATCAGCATGGTCACCAACAAGCCGGCCCCCAGCAGTACTGGCCAGCGGGTTATGTGCATCATCATCAGGCAGCGGGTGCACAGCAGTACTTAGATCATCCGGATATGTTTGCCTGGCCACATCCCCATGCTCATCCTTACTCACATCTCCAGCAGTATCATCAGCATATGTATCAGGCGCAGAATGAACCGGCCCCAGCACATCAGCCACCGGCTGGTGGAGTTGGCGAGTGGAGTGGTGATGAGGGAAATAATAATGGGGTTGGAGCTGGTGAACCCAGTCCACCCATCACTGTCAGTGGCAGTGAGGTTAGCAGCCCTGGCACGCCGGCATCACCAGTTGGTAATAGTAGTTCTAATGCACCCAATAGTGCATCGAGTACACCAATGAGACCTGCACAACTCAGGAGCCCTTATGAGTGGATAAAGAGGCCATCGTATCAGCATTCGCAAAATCCAG ATGTTGAAGAGAGGAAACCAACGGTGAAGAGTGAATATGATCCAAATACTGCTGTTGCAGCCTGCAGCTTGGCTGGAGGTTCAACTGGTACATTATCGATATACCCAGACCCCTGCAGCCTGGATG GAAAAACGCGAACGAAAGACAAATATCGAGTGGTTTACAGCGACAATCAGAGGTTCGAGTTGGAGACCGAGTTCTGCAGCAGTAAATACATTACTATCAGAAGAAAGGCTGAGCTGGCGGCCAAGCTTCAGTTATCTGAAAGACAg gTTAAGATATGGTTCCAAAACCGCCGAGCAAAAGAGCGTAAACAAGGTAAAAAACGATTGGAGTTGGAGCAGAAGGACATCAAGTGTGAGAGCCTCTCAGGCGGTGGAATGGCGAGTCTAGCAGCACTTGGACAAATGACTGGTATGCTAGGTGGTTTGATGCACTCCACGGGCTCACCACCTCTTGCTCTCGCCCCACCACTTCCTCTCGGCCATCCTGGCCATACACATCAGCAAGGCCTTCCCCACTCTGTCATGGGATTGTGA
- the LOC135168681 gene encoding homeobox protein CHOX-CAD isoform X5, giving the protein MTEISMVSYYNHLSMYRQQQQGGNAQQLEQPGQAHAQAHQHGHQQAGPQQYWPAGYVHHHQAAGAQQYLDHPDMFAWPHPHAHPYSHLQQYHQHMYQAQNEPAPAHQPPAGGVGEWSGDEGNNNGVGAGEPSPPITVSGSEVSSPGTPASPVGNSSSNAPNSASSTPMRPAQLRSPYEWIKRPSYQHSQNPGKTRTKDKYRVVYSDNQRFELETEFCSSKYITIRRKAELAAKLQLSERQVKIWFQNRRAKERKQGKKRLELEQKDIKCESLSGGGMASLAALGQMTGMLGGLMHSTGSPPLALAPPLPLGHPGHTHQQGLPHSVMGL; this is encoded by the exons ATGACAGAGATAAGTATGGTATCGTATTACAATCATCTGTCAATGTATAGACAACAGCAGCAGGGTGGAAATGCCCAACAACTGGAGCAGCCGGGCCAGGCTCATGCTCAAGCGCATCAGCATGGTCACCAACAAGCCGGCCCCCAGCAGTACTGGCCAGCGGGTTATGTGCATCATCATCAGGCAGCGGGTGCACAGCAGTACTTAGATCATCCGGATATGTTTGCCTGGCCACATCCCCATGCTCATCCTTACTCACATCTCCAGCAGTATCATCAGCATATGTATCAGGCGCAGAATGAACCGGCCCCAGCACATCAGCCACCGGCTGGTGGAGTTGGCGAGTGGAGTGGTGATGAGGGAAATAATAATGGGGTTGGAGCTGGTGAACCCAGTCCACCCATCACTGTCAGTGGCAGTGAGGTTAGCAGCCCTGGCACGCCGGCATCACCAGTTGGTAATAGTAGTTCTAATGCACCCAATAGTGCATCGAGTACACCAATGAGACCTGCACAACTCAGGAGCCCTTATGAGTGGATAAAGAGGCCATCGTATCAGCATTCGCAAAATCCAG GAAAAACGCGAACGAAAGACAAATATCGAGTGGTTTACAGCGACAATCAGAGGTTCGAGTTGGAGACCGAGTTCTGCAGCAGTAAATACATTACTATCAGAAGAAAGGCTGAGCTGGCGGCCAAGCTTCAGTTATCTGAAAGACAg gTTAAGATATGGTTCCAAAACCGCCGAGCAAAAGAGCGTAAACAAGGTAAAAAACGATTGGAGTTGGAGCAGAAGGACATCAAGTGTGAGAGCCTCTCAGGCGGTGGAATGGCGAGTCTAGCAGCACTTGGACAAATGACTGGTATGCTAGGTGGTTTGATGCACTCCACGGGCTCACCACCTCTTGCTCTCGCCCCACCACTTCCTCTCGGCCATCCTGGCCATACACATCAGCAAGGCCTTCCCCACTCTGTCATGGGATTGTGA